AAGATGCTTTATTTGCCAAATGTGTTTGACCAAAGTAATACTTGCACTATCTTGCCCGTTATTGTGTACAATATGTTGATagcattcatatatatatatatatatatatatatatatatatatatatatatatatatatatatatatatatatatgttgataAATACCCAAACAGAATTACGACAACATTGGAAGTTGATTTATGCAGGAATCCTCAGCCTTGATTCTTCACAACAAGAACTGGACACTTGCAATGATGAACGCAGTAGTTACTAACGCTCCCAAGAAACAACCTGTAGTGATGATACAAGCAATTGTTAGATCACTGATGGCTACGCAATCAGCATCAAGCTTGATGAGTTCCACATAACATTTAATTGGAAGCCGATCTATGGAACACAGAAACACAATTTATTTTTTAGGTTATAACTGTATTTAAGGACCTCTTTATTTGGGACATCGTTATTCAGGAGAACTTGCGAGAAATAAACCATGAGACAGGAAATGGTTCGCTAAATTTAACAGTCAAGATTACTGTCCAAGAACAATTGCAGAATGTGGAGAAAAGTTTGGCTACTATATCAGTGTGTAGTCAAATCAATGAGTGCTCATTAAGTAAGATACTTATCTCATGCAATGTTTAAAGAACTGTTTGCAAGAAGTAAAATGGGACACAATTAGAAGCTAAAGCTGGAATATGGCTCTTGCCTTTTTCCAGATGACAACTCAAAgtatttgactaatggtttgcTCTTTTCTAATGAGAAGCAGGTGAGCAACACATCAGATTGTCTGCACCAGTTTAACTATTTTTGGTGGTTTATTGAACCAAAAGTACCATGTAAATATCAGTTTCAGAACCTAGGTGTGAGGAGGAGGGAAGTGGGGTGGGATGGATTGCAGACTTATGTGTTATACTTGCAGCAAGCCTGACACTAAAATTCTGAAAATCGATGGCAGATAACTAAAAAGACCTGTCAGAAACAATGCAAATTCTACAGAAATTAGGTGTTCAAGGGAGAAAAGCAcgtcatgtgatgtacttgcaGGAAGCTGACTCTAAATTCTGAAAAATGACGGCAGATAACAAAATAAAACCATCTGAGACAATACCATTATTTCTGATctgttaaaaaaaatatagcaactTGCATGTAAGCTGTGTCGGTTAGAAACTGTAATATGTGGATTTACATGTCCTTACTTTAATTTAATGGAAGGACAGGAGTTCTACCAGTCAACTAGTCAAGATAGCGATTTTCGAACTCAATTGGCCAACCAAGTCAGCGCCATAGATTATGTGCCACCAGAATCGGTTTAGTTGCTGTCTAAAAAGGATGTTTTTAGTTATTAGGTTTCACATGCAACTTTTCTTATTCAACCAGAACTGAGTACAGAAAATGATGATTGCGTATAAACAGAAACTGCTCCGAACACGAAGCAATAAGATTAATCTTAGGTTAACCAATTAAAAGATTTATTCATTGTGCTCTCTTCACTGGCACTAAAGGCATTTTGCTGTTCGCACGGTTGACAAGTTGAGTGAATAATGGAACAACATCGGCAAAAAGTCATAATGCGTTAGCTGAAGAATGACTTATGAAGACTGAACTTAACATGCATGATTGACTACAACTTCTGAATTCTTATCTGAAAGTCAAATAAGAACCCATTTGTAACTATATCAATGCAACTATATAACATTTGGTTATATCATTCATATAAGGAGACATAAGCTCACACATAAATACAAGTATTGATTACTTTCTGTTAATTAATCAGAAATATCTCCCATACCTTTGTATAGGCCCACGACTGTGGCTTCCAAGGACTAGCAGATCGACATTTTTTTTCTCAGCTGCTTCACATATCATCTCCTTCGGATCTCCTACTTCAACAATTGTCTCTACTGGAACCTGCAATTGAAACAGGAGTAAAATTTGTAATGGTAACGCTAACTGCAGAATAGTAGCAATTAAGGCCTACTGCTTTGCTGATTCTTGCAGTGGATGACAACATTCGTTATGTCTAGAACACAACCTGTGCTGCTGTGGAATAAGGTAAATACAGTCCGCTAATTCCGTACTCTTTCAAGTTTATCCCCATTGTGCAGGTTAGGTATATTCTCCTAAGTACAACAGTTTGGACTGGGATGTGGTCGCGTGTACCTTTCCAGTGAGTAATTTTGGAAAAAAGTTGCAACCTGAATCCTAGGAACACCTGATTCTAGCTATCACCTGCTCTGAAGATTCTAAAACAGATAAACCATCCAGATCTAAAGCTACATACCCCATGCTCCGCACAGATGGCCTTGGCCTTGCTGAGGAGCGCCTGCGTGAGCTCCCTCTGCTGATCCTGCATCGACTTGATGAGCTCCGGGGCTACAGGAGGAACGGTGCCCACTAGCACACATCAACCGCATCATCCCAGCCACCCAAAATCGAGAGCAAGTGAGCACGGAAATGACAGGAATTGGGGCTGGTGCCGCTAAGCAATCAATACGTACGAGGGGTGCCGAAGGAGGCCGCGGAGACGTATCCAAGGGGGACGAGCGGCTGCAcggtgagcagcagcagcgggggcgccagCGTGGGCGCCAGGTTCCGCAGCGCCCACTCCAGCGCGCGGCGGCTGCACTCGCTCTCGTCCACCGCCACCATCACCGTCTGCCCctgctgcggcgccggcgcggccatcGTCGTGTGTCACTCTGCTTGCGTCAACCAGAATGCTCGATCGATCTAGCTTCTCTCACTATCTCACCGGTCTCAGGCTGCCTTAAATCTTCTGCTGCAGGGCTCTCGGTAGTCGGTGCCTCGGTGGCGTGGCTTCTGGAACTTGGCGGATGCGCAGGCCAAGTTGGCGAGGTCAGCCACATGCCTGCTACGCGGCGAGCGGAGCAAACTTTCGTGGATCCACACGACAGGGACACGCCAGGAAATGGATAAACATTACACGTCATTCCTCCGTGCAAAGAATGCAAGTCCTGTTTGTGGAACAGTTAAATAGTTAAagtttaaataaaaatatataaaaagttACTGATATTCATATCTTCAAATAAAATTAGTATAAATTATAATATATGATTatatctaatgatacttattcTGCATCGTAAATATTACTACtatttgtataaatttgatcaagtttaaattatttgatttatcgAGAAACAACGAGAGTAGAACGGAGGGAGCAGGAAGGGACAGAGCTACAAAGTCTCTCCAACCAAGGCTGTAAATATCGTATATATCTCTACTATTTATAAAGCAAATAATGATTTCTTGGTTCGTCCGTCAGAATTCTAATCAGAATCTAGAACCCACATAAATCAATTCGAATCTCAATTAGAATCCGAATGCCTCGCGAGCTCACGGCAACACCTGGGCACAGAGTGAATTAAGAGTATAAAGTTGGTCTCGAATAGTtccacaacaacaacatagccttttttcccaagcaagttagggtagactagagatgaaacccgaaagaaataagttcaaggttcaagcacattgatagctagtctccaagcgctcctatccaaagctatctctttagagatgttccaatccttaaggtctctcttaaccgactcatcccacgtcagtttaggtctacctctacccctctttacattatcgactagctcgatgatcccattacgcaccggcgcctcaggaggccttcgttggacatgtccaaaccatctcagccgatgctgagtaagtttctcctcaattggtgccaccccgaccctatcccgaataacttcgttccggactctatccctccttgtgtgcccgcaaaaccaccgcaacatccgcatctctgctacactcagttgctgcacatgtcgtctttttgtaggccaacattcagcatcgtataatatcgccggacgaattgctgtcctatagaatttgccttttagcttttgtggcaccctcttgtcacaaaggatgccagaagcttgccgccatttcaaccagccagctgaaattttatgcctaacatcttcatcaatgtcgccatccttttgtaacaccgatcctaaataccgaaacgtatccttctggaccaccacttgcccatctagactaacgtctcccccctcatgcctagtcgcgctgaaatcgcacatcatgtactcggtcttggtcctactaagtctgaaccctttcgactctaacgtgcgtctccacagctctaacttcctattaacccctgccctactctcgtcaactagcaccacatcatcagcaaagagcatacaccaagggatctcaccttgtatatcccttgtgatctcatccatcactaaagcaaataaataagggctcaaagctgacccctggtgtagacctatgttaataggaaagtcagtggtgttgccatcacatgtccggacaaacgtcgtcgcatctttgtacatatccttaatgagggtaatgtatttGGTttggactttgtgcttctccaaagcccaccacatgacatttctcggtactttgtcatatgccttctcaaggtcaatgaagaccatatgcaagtccttcttctgctccctatatctctccatcaattgtcgtattaagaaaatcgcctccatggttgaccttccaggcatgaacccaaattggttttggtcacacttgtccctcttcttaggcgatgctcgatgaccctctcccaaagcttcatcgtatggctcatcagcttaatcccacggtagttagtacaactttgaacatcgcccttgtttttgaagataggtactaatatacttctcctccattcttccggcatcttgtttgaccgaaaaatgagattaaaaagcttagttaaccaaactattgctctatctcctaggcatctccacacctcaatgggaataccatcaggacccaacgctttacctctcttcatcctcttcaaagcctccccgatctctacctcctgaattctcctcacaaaacgtctgttggtatcgtcaaaagagtcatctaactcaagggtagggctctcactctccccattaaacaacttgtcgaagtactctctccatctatccatgatctcatcatccttcactagcagtcgatctgtcccatccttaatacatttgatttggttgatgtcccttgtcttccgctcgcggatcctagccatcctataaatgtccttttccccttctttcgtgcctagccgctgatacaggtcatcatacgccttaccttttgctacactcacagctcgctttgcaaccctcttcgctaatttatagccctcgatgttggctgcactcttgtcaagatggagacgcttgaaacactccttcttctccttaatagccctttgcacctcgtcgttccaccaccaggtgtctttcccctcctgtttgcctcccttactcacgccaaacacctctgaggccaccgtccgaacacatgttgccatctttagccacatgtcatctgcgtcttctccttcttcccaaggcccctcacctagcatcctttccttaaacgcttgtgccgcttcccctctaagcttccaccacttgttctcgcaatcttggtacatttgtcccggtggacacgtacccgaagacgaaagtccgccaccacaagcttgtgttgagggacaacacactccccgggtatcaccttacaatctaagcaatcacgtctatcctccctcctagtaaggataaagtcgatctggctcgagtgttgtccactacgaaacgtcacaagatgggattccctcttcttaaacacagtattcgctatcaacaagtcgtaggctaacgcgaagttcaacacatcctccccctcttgactcctgctaccatacccaaaacccccgtgcactcgctcgaaccctacattagtcgcacccacatgaccGTTGAggtctcctcctatgaagagtttctcgctggtaggcacggtactaaccattctatctagatcttcccagaactgcatcttggtgctctcactaaggcctacctgaggggcatatgcactgatcacattcaaaaccgaatctccaactaccaaccggattaggataatccggtcgccttgccttctaacctctacgactccatccttaaggctcctatcaatcaatatgcctacaccattcctacccggagttgctcccgtgtaccaaagcttgaagccagtatcctcaacctccttcgccttctggcccttccatttagtctcttgaacgcatagaatatttacacgcctcctaattgctacatcaatagctctcgcaacttacccgttagggaccctacgttccagctacctatacgaaacctagttggctcggctagcttccttacccttcgcacccgtcgagggaagtgcgaagacccttgctcatttttcactacacccgggcgtagatgtagcgcgccattcaggtgacgacccgacccttgctcacttatcatcgtacccaggtcatgatacgacgcgcccttggggggatggcgacccggcccttgcccatttatcaccacacccgggttccgatgtagcgcgtcgctaagagggttacgccccaacgagtttcttgtagGTTTCATATCCATTAGAGTGacattttttatgctggtttgtcaaaacctaacgcaaccctcctcctttacccgggcttggggccggctatgttgagacgactcaggagagagagtcttccagtcagcataggcggagtttGGTCTCGAATAGTTCCGAATGATAAAATTTATTACATGTAGCAAAGGATGGACACCGTGCTAGTAAAAGAATGCTAGAGCCCTACCAAACTCTAGAAATGGAGCAGCTCCATACTGTAGCAGATAAGAAGATGGAACAACGGCATCGGTTTTGCTTATGAGAAGATGGAGCCACAAAACCTAGCTCCACCTACTCCGGCTCCACCTTACCTTTTTTGCAGGGAGCCGAAAATGTCGATGGTATCACGTTGATTTTGCACGCCAAATGATGTCATCTATGTCAGCTACGCAAATGTAGCTCCCAAGGACATTGAGCATGATACGGATGACAAGCAGTCACTCTGAAGTGCTGACGCATTTTTCCCCTTCAATATTTCTATTGCAAGTTACAATAATCACAGATACATCATAAAACCTAAGAATTCTAATATTTACAGCTCCTTCAATCACTATGCTCAAGTAGCCAGACCAATTCTCTAGAAATGATTGAAATACCTAAGAATTAAATTCAATATCTCAGATCATTGGAAACATCATCACCTATAAGCTATGGTGTTCACATAATGCTAAATGCCTAGATACACTACGATTTGCTGCAGAGAATACAGGAGTATGACAGCAGTTTAACCCAGCCAAAAATGAATTGCAAATATGTAGCAGCAGGTTTATGGCATACTGCACAATTTCCAGCCTTTTTGCTTTCTTTTTGTCACTATTCAGCCGAAGGTCAATATGATAAAACATATAGGAGCTACGATAGGAAACCATCCGCTTTATCAATATATATTCTAGATATCCCTGCTTGAGTTAAGGTTTtctaattgaaatttgagtGATTCACCAAGGCATGACAAATCATCTCCGACATATCACAGTGCCCCTTTTGCAGACGTGCACATTGCCGAGTTCATACCCATGCTGTGGATCATGTTCATCATAGCTGACATTTCACATGACGCGGTTTAACAGAAGCTAGTTCTCAGTAGATAACGTCACCTGCAGTTGAGGAACCCAGTCTAGCACAAGATAAAGCCACCATAAGATTTGTTACATGGAGCAATCCAAGTGCACGAGTTCATGCTTCCTCACCACCAGGGGGAACGGGCAGCTCATCATCACCATTCTGACACAGTACAGAGTCAAGGTCATCTATTGGGAGCAAGATAGAAAATAGACATGTGGCCTTCATGTTTCTAAGTATGTCCATGTATCCATTTGCCAGATGGTACTTAAATCTTTCATTGTCTTTTGATTAGAAGACAGGTGATCCAAAACAATTCAGCGATTTGAGCGCTGTGATTGTGGAGTTGACGGGTAGGATAATTCAGATTGTTCACCACTCCGCAGTTTGGAACCATCACTCTGAAGAAGACAAGTAAATCAGGATTGAGAAAAACTTTTGAGGAAAATCAAGATTGGAAATTCTGgatgaaaaaaataatcaacTTTACTGACAAAAAAGTCAGAGTATGCATAGAAAAAACACATGTTGAAACTGTTTTAATGCAAATGAACAAGTTGATAATTTATGTCACCTGTGATGCTTCAGAATGTTGCGCATGCTCCATTTGCATGTTCCTTCCATCCTGAAAAAGGGATAATTTCTCAGAGCAAACTCAAGACAAGATATGGATAGGTCTCTGCACGTGCAGACAGGGTTTCTCTTGAAGTCTTGAATTTAGCAGCAACAAACCAATGAACTGACACGAGTTCACTTCAGACGTAAAGTAAACAAGACAAACAACCATGATATGAGATCCTAGTATGGTGCAATGCAAATTATCCCCGAAATAAGAAACATAACAAGGACTTGCTCAACCCAAGAATCATCTTGTTTTGTCTGACCATTCTTGAGGAATATACATCTACTCTGGGGCAAAGCTCAGCGGGCAGCCCCAACCAACTCTATGGCAAGTGCCACATCAGCCAGCACCATATATGCTATTTGTCCTGGTCCTTCTCCCTGACGAATTCTTCTCTTATTCAATGCTCGGGGGTCCCCCCCAcagccgagttttttttttctcccagaCCAATGCTGTTGCCATGTCCACCATTATTGCCTTCGCGTGGGTAAGTGTGGCATCAATCATGCAAGTGGTGGTGATCATGATTATCTTGTAGGTGGTAGTCTTCAGTGCATTTATCAATAGAGATCAGTTAGCTCGAATTCCAAATGACAGGATGAAGTTTGGAAAGCAACGAGAGAAAATGAGAGGTAGTTGACTGAGGTCCCAGACCCCTTGGATCGTGCTTGATGGCACTTCAGCCAAACAGAGTGCCCACAGCCGAGGCAGAAAGAATGAGAGAGGCACAGGGAAAGAGAAGGGAAATCAAAGATGGAGGGCATGGTGCCAGAGCCTGAACTCCCATTAGGTGATGTGCTGGACTGCTGGCCCTATGAGTGCTTTGGCTGATTGAGTCCGACAGCACAGGCCCCATATAGTATACCATACATAACACTCTTCTCAAGAATAGAGTTTAACTCATTTAACCACAATGTGGTCAAGATGAAAAGAGTAACACTACAAATAAGTTTTACAAAAACTCTGCATTCGTACTGACACGGACTATCACCACTGCCACATGAACCTTTCAATTGGTAAGTTCAAATCAGATGCATGATTGCTGTCCATGTTAGCATGCAAGAAGAGTATTTTTGTAAAAACATCTTCGCAGGTGTAGCATTACTCAGGTGAATATTCCATTCTGATTCCATTATGTTATCCGGTAGTCACAAATTACAAGGAGAAATATCTTAAACAAGAGGTTTGGTTCAGTAGTTCTCTTTGTAA
The Panicum virgatum strain AP13 chromosome 6N, P.virgatum_v5, whole genome shotgun sequence genome window above contains:
- the LOC120679718 gene encoding universal stress protein A-like protein isoform X2, with amino-acid sequence MAAPAPQQGQTVMVAVDESECSRRALEWALRNLAPTLAPPLLLLTVQPLVPLGYVSAASFGTPPPELIKSMQDQQRELTQALLSKAKAICAEHGVPVETIVEVGDPKEMICEAAEKKNVDLLVLGSHSRGPIQRLFLGSVSNYCVHHCKCPVLVVKNQG
- the LOC120679718 gene encoding universal stress protein A-like protein isoform X1, translating into MAAPAPQQGQTVMVAVDESECSRRALEWALRNLAPTLAPPLLLLTVQPLVPLGYVSAASFGTPLGTVPPVAPELIKSMQDQQRELTQALLSKAKAICAEHGVPVETIVEVGDPKEMICEAAEKKNVDLLVLGSHSRGPIQRLFLGSVSNYCVHHCKCPVLVVKNQG